Below is a genomic region from Salmo trutta chromosome 19, fSalTru1.1, whole genome shotgun sequence.
TAGTGAAGATTGGAGTGCAAAGTTTGTAGTTCCATCTTTTGGGTATGGTATGAAAATATGATCACAGAATGTAATCGCTCCATAATCTTGTCTCATTTGTTTGTGTTACATTTTGATGAATCTGGTAGtaataaagtatttttttatgtggTCTTGTAAGTATTTTGTaccttaaataaataataattttaaaaaattaactACACAATGAATGAAAAAACATTTATTGGAAATATATTATCTCTGACAATCATTAGACATTCTGTTTTCCGGAGGGAAAGAAGCATGTTGCTCAATAGCAGGgatctccaaccttgttcctggagagctactgtcctgtaaaTTCTCTCCAACCATAACCTAGCATACCTGATTTTAATATTTAGCCGGTTGATCAACTGAATTAGGCTAGTTACAACTTGGACTGGTGCGGAagctacaggacggtagctctccattCTGTATAGCCATAGGCGGGACGAGTATGCAAATGTGTCAACTGTCTTAAGAGGAGAGGAAACCCTGGCAGGTAACATTGTCGATGGCGGGTTATAATGtcgggtgtattcattagtcagattgtgttttcaaaatgtttggtctgttgcaaaatgttttgcaacagaaaccgtttactCCAAACTGAGAACGTTTCCATTGCAATACAATATgtttatattggacaaattcaggtaggtcctatccccgtttcgttctgtTTGGTTTGTAAATGGTTTTCCATTGGTTTTCCACAACGTAATGAATACACAACGGGTGTTAATGTGTCACAACACAACAAGAAACGTTGAAATTCTCTCACCTCCAAGGAATACTTTTACATCTCACCTATTTCCCCGGTCTCATAGCAACCTCAGTCTTGAAAATCAATTATTAGCTTTTATACTTTGAATTACATTACATTTGTCAGGGCTCAGCAAAGCATTTTATTTCAAATTCATTTGTCTTGAATCTGAACTCGACAAGGCAtgtcattatttcattgataAAATGACGCtcaaaatacacatacacagtaGCAGGGTTACaaacctcgactaaccggtgcccccgcacattgactctataccagtacccccctgtatatagtctcgctattgttattttactgctgctctttaattacttgttacttttatttctttgtatttttattaatttttttccctttaaactgcattgttggttaagggctcttaagcatttcactgtaaggtttacacctgttgtatttggcgcatgtaactaatacaatttgatttgaaacaagAGAAACCAGTTAACCAAATTTCAGACAAAACAATTGTGGAGAATCTACTACTGTAAACACTTCATGATGCGTCTGTCTACTCTTCATCTGACTCCTGTAGCAGAGCCTTCTGGGAGCTAGATGTCTTTCTCATCATGATCTCTATGTCACTTCCTCTTCCCGAACATCTTTGTACACAGCTGTTAGGACCAGAGAAGAAGAAGCCATGGATTAGAGTTGGCTCATACAGGCAGTGAATTTACCCAAGCTATGTCAATGTAATGAGTTTATTTGATGATGCGATATGACAAAGATATATTGATAAAAAGGAAGATGCTCACCACCAGCCGATGCAGTAGTTGATGGCAACGATCAGCAGGGCCACAGCTAGATGCCAGCAGAAGCACATGGTGATGAACATGGTGTTATCGTGTGCCTGCAGATCCCACTGTACTCCGTTTAATGGGTACAGCACGAATCCAATCTGAAAGAGTACCCACTTTGCTCAGTTCCTCTGTGGGAGCGTGATGCGATTGACTCGTTTGAAAATGACAGTGGTTCATTTGGTGGTGGTTACTGTTTTACCTGAAAGAACCAGGAGCCTTGCAGGATGGTCATGCTGGTCCTGAGCAGTTCCAGTATGACGTTATCTCGCATGAACACCTCCAACAGGGTGATGGCCGCCCCACCAAACACCGGCATAAACAGCATGGAGTGGATGTGGGTATCCAGAGGAGGACGCATGTGCACATGGAAGTAAAACAGGAGCCCTGGAGAGGAATGGAACATCCTGGAATATTGATACAATATGCAGATAACATCTAATCTGTCTACCGGTCAAAGAGCAAATAAAAACGGACAATTATACTGATGGTAGGAATACCTGCTAATTAAAATCTGCCTCTAGTCTGGTAAGGGATATGTAAGAAATAACAATCAAACTTTTGATACTGTACCTTCAATAAAAAAAGCCAGGGAGAGAGCAAGGCGGTCAAGACCCAGTGGGACTGGAAGCGATGACATAGTGAGGACTTTAACAACTCCAGCGATACTGAAGAAGAGGTACATAGTGCTGTGCTGCCAGTTCATCAGCTTCACCCAGGACTGGGTCTCTCTGTTGTACAGGTGGGCATGGGGCCCATCAGGCACAAACTGCTCTGCCATGATGCCTACAGAGTGACAGGACAATATCAGGGTCAAACAGCAAGCCTCTGTCAGATCTTTCAGAGGTTGAGAGATTCCAAAGTGTAAGATCTTAAAGAGAGAGCAGTCCAAATAAGTGCACCAGGGAAGACTCACCCACAAAGGCAAAGAAAATCATGAGTGCCCCCTCGATTAAGTCTATTCTGTTAAAGAACAGGGGCAGTTTTTGTCTTCCTTTAGGCTGATGCCTCCTCCAACAGTGTCGGAGAGGGTACATCACTGACCAACACAGGCCTAACAGCAGAAAGCAGCTGCCAGGAAGGGCATGTCCCTTGAAGTTGGCCATCCTCCAGTCAACCCTGACAAATGAGAAATGTGAATTATGCattaaatgtgaaataaatgatAGGAAAGTTGTTTTGTGCTAAAAGTAAGTACCATGGCAAATAATTGTTTGAGCAACTTACTATTTTCACGAAACTTTaataaaaatgtgcaaaaaggcATGTGTGAACTAAACAATGTGTCGGGGTaggttccttgtcaatcattggcttattggtgcaatcagcaatcagacaatatcttctttaagtaaatcaatcaaacctttattaatgcaattgcagacagaagttgacaacggaAACACAGCACGCATGTTTCAGAGTAAGTTCTGCACCCCACCTAAGGGTGCAGCTGATTTTATAGACTCCCTAGTGGTATGATCACCTACGTCAATGTATGTGTTTATCAATAAACTGAGGTTACCTTATAAGGCAACCTAGTACAGTAGCTTCTCAGAATTTATTAGCATTGTCCAATGTCACACAAGATCAAAAATGTCAAAACCAGACAGTGGTTACTTCTCTTTATCTAGTGTCGGTCTGACTTAGACCTGCAAGCACACTCTCACAACAGCCAGGGCTTAACCACAAATACTAATATAGATAGCTTGTGCAACGTATTGCGGCAGAGATTTTAGACACATAGCAACAGTATCTATTATAAGGCCTGCAGCAAAACATACGAATCTTAAGGTCCCCTTAATCAAAAATGGGTAGGGTCTTTGGGACCCACCCCGTACATTCCCCCCTCTGAGACAGGTTCAATCATAACATTCTCCTCTGAAATAAAAATAATTGGCAAATCCCCAGGATCCATTTGATCCCAGGGATGGCCTGCTAAAGGGAGAAACAACTCCTGAGTTACCTGGAATgctggtggggtggggtgagTCTGTCTATATTCCCATTCCTCCTGAGTCCTGGGAAGAACCTCACGAGATGGATAGACAATGGGATTAAGAGAAACCAGAAATGCACCGGTCTCACCTTCAGCACGATTTGTATCAGCTTCCACCAACACCATCACTCCAGCATGTTCAAGAGCAGTTTCAGTCATTTTCTTACAAATACAAACAGTAGCCAAAATCACCAAACCTCCTGCAACCCTCTaaccccagctgtgccctggacaccatatgtgaactgattgccccccatctatcctcAGAGCtagtgctgctaggtgacctaaactgggacatgcttaacaccccggccatcctacaatctaagcttgatgccctcaatctcacacaaattatcaatgaacccaccaggtacaaccccaaatccgtaaacacgagcaccctcatagatatcatcctaaccaacttg
It encodes:
- the LOC115154742 gene encoding transmembrane protein 45B, coding for MANFKGHALPGSCFLLLGLCWSVMYPLRHCWRRHQPKGRQKLPLFFNRIDLIEGALMIFFAFVGIMAEQFVPDGPHAHLYNRETQSWVKLMNWQHSTMYLFFSIAGVVKVLTMSSLPVPLGLDRLALSLAFFIEGLLFYFHVHMRPPLDTHIHSMLFMPVFGGAAITLLEVFMRDNVILELLRTSMTILQGSWFFQIGFVLYPLNGVQWDLQAHDNTMFITMCFCWHLAVALLIVAINYCIGWCCVQRCSGRGSDIEIMMRKTSSSQKALLQESDEE